In the genome of Streptomyces sp. SAI-127, the window CTGACCCTGCGGGACGGTTCGACGCGGCTGGTGAACGTGGACCGGCCGCTGCTCAGGGTGCCGCAGCTGGCGATCCACCTGGACCGCGCGGTGTCGGCTGAGGGGCTCAAGCTCGACAAGCAGCGGCATCTGCAGCCCATCTGGGGTCTCGGCGACGACGTGCGCGAGGGTGACCTGATCGCCTTCCTGGAGGAGGAGCTGGGGCTCGGCGCGGGCGAGGTGACCGGCTGGGACCTGATGACGCACTCCGTGGAGGCGCCCGCCTACCTGGGCCGGGACAAGGAGTTGGTGGCGGGCCCGCGCATGGACAACCTGCTGTCCGTGCACGCCGGGGTGGCCGCCCTGACCGCGGTGGCCGGCGGCTCGAAGCTGCCGTACATCCCCGTCCTCGCCGCCTTCGACCACGAGGAGAACGGTTCGCAGTCGGACACGGGCGCCGACGGGCCGCTGCTCGGCGGGGTCCTGGAGCGCTCGGTGTTCGCGCGCGGCGGGTCGTACGAGGACCGGGCGCGGGCCTTCGCGGGGACGGTCTGTCTGTCCTCCGACACCGGGCACGCCGTGCACCCGAACTACGCGGAGCGGCACGACCCGACGCACCACCCGCGCGTCAACGGTGGCCCGATCCTCAAGGTCAACGTCAACAACCGCTACGCCACGGACGGTTCGGGCCGGGCCGTGTGGGCCGCCGCCTGCGAGAAGGCCGGTGTGCCCTTCCAGTCCTTCGTCTCCAACAACTCCATGCCCTGCGGCACGACCATCGGCCCGATCACCGCGGCCCGGCACGGCATCAAGACGGTCGACATCGGTGTGGCGATCCTGTCGATGCACAGCGTCCGGGAGTTGTGCGGCGCGGACGACCCGCATCTGCTCGCCAACGCGCTGGTCGCGTTCCTGGAGGGGTAGTTCACGCGGAGTGGGGGTACCCGCGAGTGCGGGCCGGAACGACCGGACCGGACAGGAGGCGACACTCATGGGCCTCGGCGGATGCATCATCCTCATCGCCGCGGGAGCCATCCTCACGTTCGCGACCGACTGGGACATGCAGGGGGTCAACCTCGACCTGGTCGGAGTCATCCTGATGATCGTGGGGCTGATCGGCGTCACGACGTTCAGCAGCATCGCGCGGCGGCGGCGCGTAGTGGTACCGCCCACCACGCCGACGGTCATCGAGGAAGAGCGACACGGGCGCCGGGACGGATACTCCGACGGATACGGCGTTTAAGTCGGATTCATAGGACAACCTTGAGCAATCTGTGATCTGGGTTGACTTGTGCGCTTGTGTGAAAGTCGTGAAGACTCGGGATCCTTGAGAGCCCGGGGGGTCAGCAGTGCCGGGCGTGAACCACCAGCACACCCGGGGGCTCCCCGTGCTCCACCCCACGACGACGGTCGCGGCGCCCGATCCGGGATCTCCGCGCCCCCACCGGCATGCCGCTCGCCGCGCGCGCACGCCGCACCCGACGAATTCGACGGCCCGCAGCGCCTGGTGGCGCTGATACCGGCCCACAACGAGCAGGACCGCATCGCCGACGCGATCCAGGGCCTGTGGCGGCAGACCCGGCGTCCCGACCTGATCGTCGTGGTGGCCGACAACTGCACCGACGCCACCGCCGAGATCGCCGTCGCGCACGGCGCCCAGGTCTTTGTCACCCAGGGCAACACGCACAAGAAGGCCGGCGCCCTCAACCAGGCCATCGCCTGGGTGCTCCCCCATCTCGACGACCGCGACCTGCTGTTGGTGCAGGATGCCGACACGGTGCTCAGCCCGTGGTTCAGCGAGACCGCGCTCGGCACCTTCAACCGCAAGGTCGGCGCCGTAGGCGGGGTCTTCTACGGCGAGGACGGCGGCGGGATGCTCGGGCTGCTCCAGCGCATGGAGTTCCACCGCTACGCCTGGGAACTGGAGCGCACCGGCGGCAAGGCCCAGGTGCTCACCGGCACCGGCACCATGTTCCGCGCCCGCGTCCTGCGCGAGGTGCGCGCGGCCCGCCGCGACGGAGTGATCGGCGGCGGCCACGCCTACTACAGTCTCGCCTCGCTCACCGAGGACGACGAGATGACCAAGGCGGTCAAGACCCTCGGCTACCGGACCATGTCCCCGGCCGGCTGCGCGGTCACCACCGAGGTCATGCCCACTCTGGGCAAGCTGTGGCACCAACGGCTGCGGTGGCAGCGCGGGGCGCTGGAGAACCTGCGCGACTACGGCTGGACCCGTGTCACCACCCGCTACTTCATCCAGCAGTTCCTCATGGGGTTCGGCGCCCTGTCCTTCCTGGTCTATCTGACCTACATGGTCACGTACACCACGCTGTACGGCTGGCCCGGCTTCTCGCCCTTCTGGACCGCGATCGGGCTCCTCTTCGTGGTCGAGAAGACGGTCTCCGTGCGCCGGGCCGGGCCGCGTGCCGTGCTGGTGGCGGCGCTGATGATCCCCGAGATGCTCTACGACCTTTTCCAGCACGCCGTCTACTTCTCCTCGCTGTGGGGCCTGTTGCGCCGCAGCGAGGAGAAGTGGGTGGCCACGTGACCCTCAAGTCCCTCAAAGGAGAAACATCATGTACGGAAGAGTGATCGGCGCGGGAACGACCGGGGCCGGTGGCGCCACGCTCGCGGCGACCGGGCTGTGGCTGAACAGCATGGCGATGCTGGTGACCGCCACGACGTTGGTGGCGGCCGGGGTCGCGCTGTACAAGCTGGTTCCGCGGAGGCGGCGACCGCAGCACTCCTGAAGGCAGACCGGGTGGCCCGCCGTACCGCGGCGGGCCTCGTCGGGTGGCGCGCCGGCATCACGTACAACCCTTGGGGCCCGCCGGAAGTCTCTTGATCGCAAACTGGCCGTGGCCCAGAGGACAACTCCTGGCAAACACGGATGGTTTGCACCCCATTGACGCGGATGCCCGCCAGGCATCCCCCGCATGCCGCAGGAGATTCCGCATGCACCAGCACCACCATCCGTACCTGCGACTCGCCCTCGCGACGGCCGCCGCGGCCGCCCTGACGGGCGGTCTGCTCACGGTCTCGGCGACGACGGCCACCGCCGCCGACTCGTTCAAGGTCGCGAAGGCCGACTTCAACGGCGACGGCATCGGCGACGTGGTGGCCTCGGCCCCCGGCGCCTACGTCAGCGGCCACGCCAACGCCGGCCAGGTCGTCGCGCTCTACGGCAGCGCCGGCTCCGGCGTGACCTCGGCCAAGCGCACGGTCCTCAGCCAGAACTCCGGCACCGTGCCCGGCAGCGCCGAGACCGGCGACTGGTTCGGCGGCGCGACGGCGTACGCCGACTTCAACGGCGACGGCTACGACGACCTCGCCGTGGCCTCGCCGTACGAGAAGGTCGGCACCGACACCGACGGCGGCGCCCTCGCGATCCTGTGGGGCTCGGCGAGCGGCCTCACCGGCAAGGCCAGCGACGTACCGGACCCGGCCGTCTCCTCGCACGACAACTGGGGCCTGGCCCTGGCCGCCGGCGACTTCGACGGCGACGGCAAGGCCGATCTGGCCGTCGGCAGCTCGTCCGCCACGCTCTACGTCTACAAGGGCGGCTTCAGCAGCTCCACCGGCCAGCCCGGCGGGCGTTACACCGTCAAGCCGCCGATCCTGCCCGGCTCGTCCGGCTTCCCGTACGGCCCTCAGCAGCTCACCGCCGGCGACGTGAACGGCGACGGCCGTACCGACCTGGTGGTCGACGGCTACGAGACGCAGACCGAGAACGGCTGGAACACCAACTACTACGTGCCCGGCACCGCGAGCGGTCTGAGCGTCGCGGGCGTCAAGACCCTCAAGCCGGGCATCGTCACCGGCATCGGCGACATCAACGGCGACGGCTACGGCGACATCGTCACCGGCGCCGGCTGGGACGCCACGACCAGCGACGGCCAGACCGTCCCGGACTCCTCGGACGGCGGCAGGGTCAGCATCACCTACGGCTCCGCGTCCGGCCCCGCCTCGACCACGGGCATCACCCAGAACACCGGGAACGTGCCCGGCAGCTCGGAGAAGGGCGACTCCTTCGGCTGGGACCTGGACCTGGGTGACGTCAACGGCGACGGCTACCAGGACCTGGTCGTCTCCGCCCCGAACGAGGACCTCGGCAGCGTCAGCAACGCCGGCATGGTCACCGTCATGTACGGCTCCGCGAGCGGCATCAACACCTCCACCGGCCTGCAGTCCTTCGAGCAGAACACGACCGGCGTCCCCGGCACCTCCGAGAAGAGCGACCTGTTCGGCGCCGACGTCAAGCTCGACGACGTCAACGGCGACGGCAAGGCCGACCTGGTCATCGGGTCGTACGAGGACGGCGG includes:
- a CDS encoding M18 family aminopeptidase; protein product: MSAPHRLDRGHTDDLMTFLAASPTPYHAVANAAERLEKAGFRQVSETDAWDAETAGTSASGSGGKYVLRGGAIIAWYVPEGAAPHTPYRIVGAHTDSPNLRVKPLPDIGAHGWRQVAVEIYGGPLMNSWLDRDLGLAGRLTLRDGSTRLVNVDRPLLRVPQLAIHLDRAVSAEGLKLDKQRHLQPIWGLGDDVREGDLIAFLEEELGLGAGEVTGWDLMTHSVEAPAYLGRDKELVAGPRMDNLLSVHAGVAALTAVAGGSKLPYIPVLAAFDHEENGSQSDTGADGPLLGGVLERSVFARGGSYEDRARAFAGTVCLSSDTGHAVHPNYAERHDPTHHPRVNGGPILKVNVNNRYATDGSGRAVWAAACEKAGVPFQSFVSNNSMPCGTTIGPITAARHGIKTVDIGVAILSMHSVRELCGADDPHLLANALVAFLEG
- a CDS encoding DUF6458 family protein; the encoded protein is MGLGGCIILIAAGAILTFATDWDMQGVNLDLVGVILMIVGLIGVTTFSSIARRRRVVVPPTTPTVIEEERHGRRDGYSDGYGV
- a CDS encoding glycosyltransferase family 2 protein, whose translation is MALIPAHNEQDRIADAIQGLWRQTRRPDLIVVVADNCTDATAEIAVAHGAQVFVTQGNTHKKAGALNQAIAWVLPHLDDRDLLLVQDADTVLSPWFSETALGTFNRKVGAVGGVFYGEDGGGMLGLLQRMEFHRYAWELERTGGKAQVLTGTGTMFRARVLREVRAARRDGVIGGGHAYYSLASLTEDDEMTKAVKTLGYRTMSPAGCAVTTEVMPTLGKLWHQRLRWQRGALENLRDYGWTRVTTRYFIQQFLMGFGALSFLVYLTYMVTYTTLYGWPGFSPFWTAIGLLFVVEKTVSVRRAGPRAVLVAALMIPEMLYDLFQHAVYFSSLWGLLRRSEEKWVAT
- a CDS encoding FG-GAP and VCBS repeat-containing protein, coding for MHQHHHPYLRLALATAAAAALTGGLLTVSATTATAADSFKVAKADFNGDGIGDVVASAPGAYVSGHANAGQVVALYGSAGSGVTSAKRTVLSQNSGTVPGSAETGDWFGGATAYADFNGDGYDDLAVASPYEKVGTDTDGGALAILWGSASGLTGKASDVPDPAVSSHDNWGLALAAGDFDGDGKADLAVGSSSATLYVYKGGFSSSTGQPGGRYTVKPPILPGSSGFPYGPQQLTAGDVNGDGRTDLVVDGYETQTENGWNTNYYVPGTASGLSVAGVKTLKPGIVTGIGDINGDGYGDIVTGAGWDATTSDGQTVPDSSDGGRVSITYGSASGPASTTGITQNTGNVPGSSEKGDSFGWDLDLGDVNGDGYQDLVVSAPNEDLGSVSNAGMVTVMYGSASGINTSTGLQSFEQNTTGVPGTSEKSDLFGADVKLDDVNGDGKADLVIGSYEDGGDGAVTYLPSTGTKIGTTGSRALSVTAVGVSTSGTAQFGALFAD